The following are encoded together in the Mesoterricola sediminis genome:
- a CDS encoding efflux RND transporter permease subunit — MATEPSSLLRRWFQALLPRKGWVFALSLAWGAAGILTFTGLGRDLFPDMSLPVLSVLIQSPGRATPELELSVAQPAEQALGGMPGVRRVNSVVLPELVQTVVTFEGGTDPWRARQLVAERLSGVVGSFPAGTRPPLMTSASGRLQELMEIVLEGERVDPMRLRDHTDQVLVPRLQAVPGVARVEKLGGQERSLQIQLIPERVRSLGVTLDKVMAALEQSGQDLAAGILEIQDKGWYMSVGSLAAGPEEVRRLPVQAARRTVTLGEIAEVREAPAFRRGLARHDGHEDVSLRIVKQPTAATLEVAEGVREAVKELQRGLPQGMRLETIYDQGGLVTHALDGVTLALAVGGLFVAGVLVALLGSFRGAVLVLAVLPLATFGAAIPLRLSGLGLNAMTLGGLAIAVGLLVDAAVIMVENLAHRLHGADGGTRRDVLTRAAAEVAGPILTAVLVILAVFIPLLSMGGIAGKLYAPLAAAVASAMTISLVLTFTLVPALVERFLPPGATLREPRLVAAIKRVYRPALDWALGHGVLVRILALGLTVPSLWLAFRLGTDFLPALDERAFMLLSKVPSESSLEAVDKANLLLDERLRDIPGVGAVYRRSGRAEVTEDPCPITDSEVMVILRADADEKAVGREVLEAAEAMPFPVEVNTPMQERIAEGIGGTPADIQVKLFNRDLDALRRELPALRERLLRVEGVRSVTPDTPDPMPRWRAVLDEEALRRLDVPRPLVARTLQAALQGLEAEARFDGPQRIERTVRFPNDGHASPETLKDTPLVLDDGRALSLGQVLRFEEASTPTLVRRESAQRRLGLNVRTGGDLGGTARRIEQALAGVQLPEGTFVKLGGKIEEARETQRRLGLAVAGALALVVGLLFLALKRWREVLVVVATLPDAFAGALFALWLAGETWNISSIVGMIGLFGVAVQNSLVLITQAKALMDAGTPFEEALREASLGRVRPKLMTAGAAILGLAPMLLGFGGSELERPLAIAMVGGLVTSTLFTLLALPSFYAWVGRPRDGR; from the coding sequence ATGGCCACTGAGCCCTCCTCCCTCCTGCGCCGCTGGTTCCAGGCCCTCCTGCCCCGCAAGGGCTGGGTCTTCGCCCTGAGCCTCGCCTGGGGCGCGGCGGGCATCCTCACCTTCACGGGCCTGGGGCGCGACCTGTTCCCCGACATGAGCCTGCCCGTCCTCAGCGTCCTCATCCAGAGCCCCGGGCGCGCCACGCCGGAGCTGGAGCTCTCCGTCGCCCAGCCCGCGGAGCAGGCCCTGGGCGGCATGCCCGGGGTGCGGCGGGTCAACTCCGTCGTCCTGCCGGAGCTCGTGCAGACCGTCGTGACCTTCGAGGGCGGCACGGACCCGTGGCGGGCCCGGCAGCTCGTCGCCGAGCGCCTCTCGGGCGTCGTCGGGTCCTTCCCCGCCGGCACCCGCCCCCCCCTCATGACCAGCGCCTCGGGACGCCTCCAGGAGCTGATGGAGATCGTCCTCGAGGGCGAGCGCGTCGACCCCATGCGCCTGCGCGACCACACCGACCAGGTCCTGGTGCCCCGCCTCCAGGCGGTCCCCGGCGTGGCGCGGGTGGAGAAGCTCGGGGGCCAGGAGCGGTCCCTCCAGATCCAGCTCATCCCCGAGCGGGTCCGCAGCCTGGGCGTCACCCTCGACAAGGTCATGGCCGCCCTGGAGCAGAGCGGCCAGGACCTGGCCGCCGGCATCCTGGAGATCCAGGACAAGGGGTGGTACATGTCCGTGGGCAGCCTCGCCGCAGGCCCCGAGGAGGTGCGCAGGCTCCCCGTGCAGGCCGCGCGCCGCACCGTCACCCTCGGGGAGATCGCCGAGGTCCGGGAGGCACCCGCCTTCCGGCGCGGCCTGGCCCGGCACGACGGCCACGAGGACGTCAGCCTGCGCATCGTGAAGCAGCCCACCGCCGCCACCCTGGAGGTGGCCGAAGGCGTGCGGGAGGCCGTGAAGGAGCTCCAGCGGGGCCTGCCCCAGGGCATGCGCCTGGAGACCATCTACGACCAGGGCGGGCTCGTGACCCACGCCCTCGACGGGGTGACCCTGGCCCTGGCCGTGGGCGGCCTCTTCGTGGCGGGCGTCCTCGTCGCCCTCCTGGGCAGTTTCCGGGGCGCCGTCCTCGTGCTCGCCGTGCTGCCCCTGGCCACCTTCGGGGCGGCCATCCCGCTCCGCCTCTCGGGGCTGGGGCTGAACGCCATGACCCTCGGCGGCCTCGCCATCGCCGTGGGGCTGCTGGTGGACGCCGCCGTCATCATGGTGGAGAACCTGGCCCACCGCCTCCACGGGGCGGACGGCGGCACCCGGCGCGACGTGCTCACCCGCGCGGCGGCGGAAGTGGCCGGCCCCATCCTCACCGCCGTCCTCGTGATCCTGGCGGTGTTCATCCCCCTCCTCTCCATGGGCGGCATCGCGGGCAAGCTCTACGCCCCCCTGGCCGCGGCCGTGGCCTCCGCCATGACGATCAGCCTGGTGCTGACCTTCACCCTGGTCCCGGCCCTGGTGGAGCGCTTCCTGCCCCCCGGCGCCACCCTGCGGGAACCCCGGCTCGTGGCGGCCATCAAGCGCGTGTACCGGCCCGCCCTGGACTGGGCCCTCGGGCACGGCGTCCTCGTGCGGATCCTGGCCCTGGGCCTGACGGTCCCGAGCCTGTGGCTGGCCTTCCGGCTGGGAACGGACTTCCTGCCCGCCCTGGACGAGCGCGCCTTCATGCTGCTCTCCAAGGTCCCCTCGGAATCCAGCCTGGAGGCGGTGGACAAGGCCAACCTGCTCCTGGACGAACGGCTCCGCGACATCCCCGGCGTCGGGGCCGTCTACCGCCGGAGCGGCAGGGCCGAGGTCACCGAGGACCCCTGCCCCATCACCGACAGCGAGGTGATGGTGATCCTGCGCGCCGACGCCGACGAGAAGGCCGTGGGCCGCGAGGTGCTGGAGGCGGCCGAGGCCATGCCCTTCCCCGTGGAAGTCAACACCCCCATGCAGGAGCGCATCGCCGAGGGCATCGGCGGCACCCCCGCGGACATCCAGGTGAAGCTCTTCAACCGGGACCTGGACGCCCTGCGCCGCGAACTCCCGGCCCTCCGGGAGCGCCTGCTCCGGGTGGAGGGCGTCCGGAGCGTCACCCCCGACACCCCCGACCCCATGCCCCGGTGGCGGGCCGTCCTCGACGAGGAGGCCCTGCGCCGCCTGGACGTGCCCCGGCCCCTGGTGGCCCGGACCCTCCAGGCCGCCCTCCAGGGCCTGGAAGCCGAGGCCCGCTTCGACGGCCCCCAGCGCATCGAGCGGACCGTCCGGTTCCCCAACGACGGCCATGCCAGCCCCGAGACCCTCAAGGACACCCCCCTCGTCCTCGACGACGGCCGGGCCCTCTCCCTGGGCCAGGTCCTGCGCTTCGAGGAGGCCTCCACCCCGACCCTGGTGCGGCGCGAGTCCGCCCAGCGGCGCCTGGGCCTCAACGTCCGCACCGGGGGCGACCTGGGGGGGACCGCCCGCCGCATCGAGCAGGCCCTCGCCGGCGTCCAACTGCCCGAGGGCACCTTCGTGAAGCTGGGCGGCAAGATCGAGGAGGCCCGGGAGACCCAGCGCCGCCTCGGCCTGGCCGTCGCCGGGGCCCTGGCCCTCGTCGTGGGCCTCCTCTTCCTGGCCCTCAAACGCTGGCGCGAGGTGCTCGTCGTCGTCGCTACCCTGCCCGACGCCTTCGCGGGGGCCCTCTTCGCCCTCTGGCTCGCGGGCGAGACCTGGAACATCAGCTCCATCGTGGGCATGATCGGGCTCTTCGGGGTGGCCGTGCAGAACAGCCTGGTCCTCATCACCCAGGCCAAGGCCCTCATGGACGCCGGCACCCCCTTCGAGGAGGCCCTGCGGGAGGCCAGCCTCGGCCGGGTCCGGCCCAAGCTCATGACCGCCGGCGCGGCCATCCTGGGCCTCGCCCCCATGCTGCTCGGCTTCGGCGGCTCCGAACTGGAGCGGCCCCTGGCCATCGCCATGGTGGGCGGCCTCGTGACCAGCACCCTCTTCACCCTCCTGGCCCTGCCCAGCTTCTACGCGTGGGTGGGCCGGCCCCGCGACGGCAGGTAG
- a CDS encoding TetR/AcrR family transcriptional regulator, with translation MTAPRTRDTRERILEAAQRLFLAHGYEGTSMDAIQQAVGGSKATLYAHFAGKDALFAAVLDRAGSGPLALPLEAGLPVRETLEQVADKVLQVAGSPWYARLQRCVLGRAEAAPELAAAFFEQGAGLAHRELAAWLRRQHRAGALRCPRPERSAELFLGLAQGLHAQRALFGLPPLDAAARKAWARQAVQAFLTLS, from the coding sequence ATGACCGCCCCGCGCACCCGCGACACCCGCGAACGCATCCTCGAGGCCGCCCAGCGCCTCTTCCTGGCGCACGGGTACGAAGGCACGAGCATGGACGCGATCCAGCAGGCCGTGGGCGGCTCCAAGGCCACCCTCTACGCCCACTTCGCCGGCAAGGACGCCCTCTTCGCGGCGGTGCTGGACCGGGCCGGGTCCGGCCCCCTCGCCCTGCCCCTCGAAGCCGGACTGCCGGTCCGGGAAACCTTGGAGCAGGTGGCCGACAAGGTCCTCCAGGTGGCGGGCTCCCCCTGGTACGCCCGCCTGCAGCGCTGCGTGCTCGGCCGGGCCGAGGCCGCCCCCGAGCTGGCCGCCGCCTTCTTCGAGCAGGGCGCGGGCCTCGCCCACCGGGAGCTGGCGGCCTGGCTGCGCCGCCAGCACCGGGCGGGGGCCCTCCGCTGCCCCCGGCCGGAGCGCTCCGCCGAACTCTTCCTCGGCCTCGCCCAGGGCCTCCACGCCCAGCGGGCCCTCTTCGGGCTCCCGCCCCTGGACGCCGCGGCCCGGAAGGCCTGGGCGCGCCAGGCCGTCCAGGCCTTCCTCACCCTCTCCTAG
- a CDS encoding thioredoxin family protein produces the protein MSTPFPAVDDATFREAVASGTTLVDVWAPWCGACRTLGATLQQLAPALDPALKVVQLDSEANPATAAALGVLALPTLLLFRDGALVGRRVGALGRQGILAFVAGD, from the coding sequence ATGAGCACCCCCTTCCCCGCCGTGGACGACGCCACCTTCCGCGAGGCCGTGGCCTCCGGCACCACCCTCGTGGACGTGTGGGCCCCCTGGTGCGGCGCCTGCCGAACCCTGGGCGCCACCCTCCAGCAGCTGGCCCCGGCCCTGGACCCCGCCCTGAAGGTGGTCCAGCTGGACAGCGAGGCCAACCCCGCGACCGCCGCGGCCCTCGGGGTCCTGGCCCTGCCGACCCTCCTCCTCTTCCGGGACGGGGCCCTCGTCGGCCGCCGCGTGGGCGCCCTGGGCCGCCAGGGCATCCTCGCCTTCGTGGCCGGGGATTGA
- the aqpZ gene encoding aquaporin Z, producing the protein MSLTKRLAAEFLGTLWLVLGGCGSAVLAAAFPGVGIGLHGVSLAFGLTVLTMAFAIGPISGCHLNPAVSLGLATAGRFAWKDLVPYWIAQVLGAIAAGAVLYAIASGKPGFTPGGFASNGYGLHSPGGYGLGAAFLTEAVLTCFFLLVILGSTARKAAPGFAPIAIGLCLTLIHLVSIPVTNTSVNPARSTGVAFFAEGGWALGQLWLFWVAPLLGALVAGWIFPRLEAE; encoded by the coding sequence ATGTCCCTCACCAAGCGTCTCGCCGCTGAATTCCTGGGAACCCTCTGGCTCGTGCTCGGCGGGTGTGGCAGCGCCGTCCTGGCCGCCGCCTTTCCCGGCGTAGGCATCGGCCTGCACGGCGTCAGCCTCGCCTTCGGCCTCACGGTGCTCACCATGGCCTTCGCCATCGGCCCCATCTCCGGCTGCCACCTGAATCCCGCCGTGAGCCTGGGCCTGGCCACCGCCGGGCGCTTCGCCTGGAAGGACCTCGTCCCCTACTGGATCGCCCAGGTGCTGGGCGCCATCGCCGCCGGCGCCGTCCTCTACGCCATCGCCAGCGGCAAGCCCGGCTTCACCCCCGGCGGCTTCGCCAGCAACGGCTACGGCCTCCACAGCCCCGGCGGCTATGGCCTGGGCGCCGCCTTCCTCACGGAAGCCGTCCTCACCTGCTTCTTCCTCCTCGTGATCCTGGGATCCACCGCCCGGAAGGCCGCCCCCGGCTTCGCCCCCATCGCCATCGGCCTCTGCCTCACCCTCATCCACCTGGTGAGCATCCCCGTCACCAACACCAGCGTGAACCCCGCCCGCAGCACGGGCGTGGCCTTCTTCGCCGAGGGCGGGTGGGCCCTGGGCCAGCTCTGGCTCTTCTGGGTCGCCCCCCTTCTCGGCGCCCTCGTCGCCGGCTGGATCTTCCCCCGCCTCGAAGCGGAGTGA
- a CDS encoding AAA family ATPase, which translates to MIARSSYLDRIRAYLDKPIVKVITGMRRVGKSTLLGQVREELLAQGVPAAQILSINKDLVAWDGVRTYLDLDRAIQDTLASQPAPATSWWTRSRRSKAGRRPSTRSSPRGWPMS; encoded by the coding sequence ATGATAGCTCGCTCATCATACTTGGACCGGATCCGGGCCTACCTGGACAAACCCATCGTCAAGGTCATCACCGGCATGCGACGGGTCGGGAAGAGCACCTTGCTGGGCCAAGTGCGTGAAGAGCTCCTGGCACAGGGGGTCCCGGCCGCCCAGATCCTGAGCATCAACAAAGACCTCGTGGCCTGGGATGGCGTCCGGACTTACCTGGATCTGGACCGGGCCATCCAGGACACCCTCGCGAGCCAGCCTGCCCCCGCTACCTCATGGTGGACGAGATCCAGGAGATCGAAGGCTGGGAGAAGGCCATCAACTCGGTCCTCGCCCAGGGGCTGGCCGATGTCCTGA
- a CDS encoding ATP-binding protein → MVDEIQEIEGWEKAINSVLAQGLADVLITGSNAHLPSTDLATLLTGRYVEIPVYPLSFSEFLAFRHAAGDTTDRTGCFRQFLRYGGLPGLHVLPLVDDQVFPFLNAILNTILLKDIVKRHAIRDVGHLERILSFAFDNCGCPVSARSIAAYFKNQQTRITADTVLSYLAHLCNAFLLFRTGRFEIKGKKNLEFLDKYYLGDLGLRHALFGYREPDVGGLLENVVFLELLRRGYQVKVGILDQGEIDFIAERHGERLYIQVAYLLAGPETLLREFGSLARIPDNHPKLVLSMDEVGQAQREGIRWQHVLDFLTETPT, encoded by the coding sequence ATGGTGGACGAGATCCAGGAGATCGAAGGCTGGGAGAAGGCCATCAACTCGGTCCTCGCCCAGGGGCTGGCCGATGTCCTGATCACCGGTTCCAACGCCCATTTGCCTTCCACGGATCTTGCGACCCTGCTCACCGGCCGCTATGTGGAGATTCCGGTCTACCCGCTTTCCTTCTCCGAATTCCTGGCCTTCCGCCATGCTGCAGGCGATACGACGGACAGGACCGGATGCTTCCGGCAGTTCCTTCGTTATGGCGGCCTTCCCGGGCTGCATGTCCTCCCCCTGGTCGACGACCAGGTCTTCCCGTTCCTGAACGCGATCCTGAACACGATCCTCCTGAAGGACATCGTCAAGCGCCACGCCATCCGGGATGTGGGACACCTGGAACGCATCCTGTCCTTCGCCTTCGACAATTGCGGATGTCCCGTCTCCGCGCGGAGCATCGCGGCCTACTTCAAGAACCAGCAGACCCGCATCACTGCGGACACGGTGCTGAGCTACCTCGCCCACCTCTGCAATGCCTTCCTCCTCTTCCGCACCGGGCGGTTCGAGATCAAGGGGAAGAAAAACCTGGAGTTCCTGGACAAGTACTACTTGGGGGACCTGGGCCTCCGGCATGCGCTGTTCGGATACCGGGAGCCCGATGTCGGCGGCCTCCTCGAGAATGTGGTCTTCCTGGAACTCCTTCGCCGTGGCTATCAGGTGAAGGTCGGCATCCTCGACCAGGGTGAAATCGATTTCATCGCCGAACGCCACGGCGAGCGCCTCTACATCCAGGTGGCATACCTGCTCGCCGGCCCCGAGACCCTCCTGAGGGAATTCGGAAGCCTTGCGCGGATTCCCGACAACCATCCCAAACTTGTCCTGTCCATGGATGAGGTTGGGCAGGCCCAGCGCGAGGGCATCCGCTGGCAGCACGTCCTGGATTTCCTGACCGAAACACCGACCTGA
- a CDS encoding Fic family protein — MKLPHRPPGLSGLFNLLKPGDIQEILHLQPGPLVRDAYLHWDELRHRNPPEPLDHEKWWLGIKWARQAISKPLPLLDKEGLPFRFGSPEPILIDLHHIDQDAAGEIRSVSEAATPATRDRYLLKSIIEGAITSSQLEGASTTRKVAAEMLRSGRRPKDRSEQMIFNNFMALQAIQGFKDEPLTPGRIREVHRLVSEHTLDDPLDVGRLRRANDVHVVSTDTGTFLHQPPDYRELPERLERLCAFANAGEDDRPFVHPVLRAILLHFMIGYDHPFADGNGRTARGIFYWSMLRSGYWLTKFISISHILRKAPAQYGRAYLLTQTDGGDTTYFLIHQLATIRKAIQGLHDYLARKAKEQRGAERMLAESPALRARLNHRQKALLTHALKHPGTAYRIEDHQKTHAVVYQTARTDLLGLAALGLLEKVKEGRAFVFLAPEDLAVRMSSHGR, encoded by the coding sequence ATGAAGCTGCCCCATCGGCCGCCCGGCCTATCTGGCTTGTTCAACCTCCTTAAACCCGGGGACATCCAGGAGATTTTGCATCTCCAGCCAGGCCCCTTGGTAAGGGATGCCTACCTCCACTGGGATGAGTTACGGCATCGAAACCCGCCCGAACCCCTGGATCACGAGAAATGGTGGCTCGGCATCAAGTGGGCCCGACAAGCCATTTCCAAGCCCCTCCCACTCCTGGACAAGGAGGGGCTGCCCTTCCGTTTCGGCTCTCCGGAGCCCATCCTGATCGATCTGCACCACATTGACCAGGACGCCGCAGGGGAAATCCGGTCCGTCAGCGAGGCCGCCACACCTGCGACCCGGGACCGCTATCTCCTGAAATCGATCATTGAGGGAGCCATTACGTCCAGCCAATTGGAGGGCGCATCCACGACCCGCAAGGTGGCCGCCGAGATGCTTCGTTCGGGCAGAAGGCCGAAGGATCGCAGCGAGCAGATGATCTTCAACAACTTCATGGCCTTGCAGGCCATCCAGGGATTCAAGGACGAGCCTCTCACCCCGGGCCGCATCCGTGAAGTCCATCGGTTGGTATCGGAGCACACCCTGGACGATCCCCTTGATGTGGGGCGGCTACGCCGGGCGAACGACGTTCATGTCGTCAGCACCGACACCGGCACCTTTCTTCACCAGCCACCCGACTACCGTGAGCTCCCGGAACGCCTCGAGCGGTTGTGCGCGTTCGCGAACGCCGGTGAGGACGACCGGCCCTTCGTGCATCCCGTTCTCAGGGCCATTCTGCTTCACTTCATGATCGGTTATGACCACCCCTTCGCCGATGGCAACGGCAGGACCGCACGGGGCATTTTCTACTGGTCCATGCTGCGCAGCGGGTACTGGTTGACCAAGTTCATCTCGATCTCCCACATCCTGCGCAAGGCCCCAGCCCAGTATGGAAGAGCATATCTCCTCACCCAGACCGACGGTGGGGACACGACCTACTTCCTCATTCACCAACTCGCCACCATCCGCAAGGCCATCCAAGGACTCCATGACTACCTCGCCAGAAAGGCCAAGGAACAACGAGGCGCGGAGCGCATGCTGGCGGAGTCGCCAGCCTTGCGAGCCAGGCTCAACCACCGGCAAAAGGCCCTGCTCACCCATGCGCTGAAACATCCCGGTACGGCCTATCGCATCGAGGACCACCAAAAAACCCATGCCGTTGTCTACCAGACTGCCAGAACCGATCTGCTGGGGTTGGCAGCCCTGGGCCTTCTCGAAAAGGTCAAGGAAGGGCGCGCCTTCGTGTTCCTCGCTCCGGAGGACCTGGCCGTCAGGATGTCCAGCCATGGCCGGTGA
- a CDS encoding ATP-binding protein translates to MDPTPLYPRFAVPRLLEALEDTPVVLVHGPRQCGKTTLAKAVGLPTNYAYISFDDPIALTSATADPVGFVADLGERTILDEVQRVPFLFASLKAAVDRDRRPGRFLLTGSANVLLVPQLSDSLAGRMEIIRLHPLAQCELTACPSSFLDRLFDGDFRVESATRLGGELANRIAAGGYPAALARSSPHRRATWYRSYLETIIQRDVRDLARIASLDVLPRLLEGAAGQTARLLNISDLAAPLHLTRPTIRDYTTLLENVFLLDELQPWHSNRLSRLIKTPKLHFGDTGLACALLGLDGPALWKDRGTLRQLLETFVYQELRRQADWGASPTRFYHFRDKEGIEVDLIADRGAAGLAGIEIKAAATVTPKDFRGLRKLKEDAGQRFRTGVVLYDGETCAGFGEGMFAVPVSFLWKPWK, encoded by the coding sequence ATGGACCCCACTCCGCTCTATCCCCGTTTCGCCGTCCCGCGCCTCCTTGAAGCCTTGGAGGATACCCCGGTCGTCCTGGTCCACGGCCCTCGCCAGTGCGGCAAGACCACGCTCGCGAAAGCGGTCGGCTTACCCACGAATTATGCATATATCTCGTTTGACGACCCCATTGCCCTGACCTCTGCCACGGCCGACCCCGTGGGATTCGTGGCCGACCTGGGCGAAAGAACGATCCTGGACGAAGTCCAACGTGTGCCCTTCCTCTTCGCGTCCCTCAAGGCCGCCGTGGACCGTGACCGCAGGCCGGGTCGTTTCCTGCTCACCGGGTCGGCCAACGTCCTCCTGGTCCCGCAATTATCCGACTCCCTCGCGGGCCGGATGGAGATCATCCGGCTCCACCCCCTGGCTCAATGCGAACTCACAGCCTGCCCGTCCTCCTTCCTGGACCGGTTGTTCGACGGTGATTTCCGGGTCGAATCGGCGACCAGACTCGGGGGTGAGTTGGCGAACCGGATCGCCGCCGGCGGCTACCCGGCGGCCCTGGCCCGGTCGTCCCCCCACCGTCGCGCAACCTGGTATCGCAGCTACCTCGAAACCATCATCCAGCGGGATGTGCGTGATCTGGCACGGATCGCGTCCCTGGATGTCCTGCCCCGGCTTCTGGAGGGCGCGGCAGGCCAGACGGCTCGCCTATTGAATATCAGTGACCTCGCAGCCCCCCTCCATTTGACCCGGCCGACCATCCGGGACTACACGACGCTCCTGGAGAACGTGTTCCTCCTCGACGAACTCCAGCCGTGGCACAGCAATCGCCTCAGCCGCCTCATCAAGACGCCCAAGCTGCATTTCGGAGATACCGGTTTGGCCTGCGCTCTCCTGGGTCTGGACGGACCTGCCCTCTGGAAAGATCGCGGGACACTTCGCCAGTTACTGGAGACCTTCGTCTACCAGGAGCTTCGCCGACAGGCCGACTGGGGTGCCTCGCCGACCCGCTTCTACCACTTCCGGGACAAGGAAGGCATCGAGGTCGACCTCATTGCCGACCGTGGCGCGGCTGGACTTGCCGGCATCGAGATCAAGGCTGCGGCAACCGTCACCCCCAAGGACTTCCGCGGGCTCAGGAAACTCAAGGAAGATGCAGGACAGCGGTTCAGGACCGGCGTGGTTCTCTACGACGGAGAAACCTGCGCGGGCTTCGGCGAAGGAATGTTCGCCGTGCCAGTGAGTTTCCTATGGAAGCCCTGGAAATGA
- a CDS encoding tyrosine-type recombinase/integrase: MASSHPGLKKIGPFWHYELRVNGQRLHGSTKATDLATAKKVLEIKRREALEGQYRIISRIPTLKEVFDQWLRTHQGIFSQRHLVPTECVFRKWLQPRMGSTRTDQIGSSQVENLRSDATTAGLSPRTINNILKTLQVLLNYGFKSGFIKGQPMKIGLLRVQKKPRPVLPAARINEFLEAVDRTATNPHVQVILRVMIGLGLRESEALGMRWEWFDPQQRTYVVGKSKGREARVLPVPEWLWNAIHGMPKTLSEWVFPAEDGKPHRPQFCKKALQRVCLRLGLGNVTQHRLRATFATLHATVAKTPITEIMGLLGHKAVTTTMIYVESALENKRKAQEIMSMKLGLGIEPARVVSGI, from the coding sequence ATGGCAAGTTCCCATCCCGGTCTCAAGAAGATCGGTCCGTTCTGGCACTACGAACTGAGGGTCAATGGACAAAGGCTCCACGGCTCGACCAAGGCAACGGACCTCGCCACCGCAAAGAAGGTCCTGGAGATCAAGCGCCGGGAAGCCCTGGAAGGGCAATACAGGATCATCAGCCGTATACCGACTCTCAAGGAGGTCTTCGACCAGTGGCTACGGACCCATCAAGGAATTTTCAGCCAGAGGCACCTTGTTCCAACGGAATGCGTGTTTCGGAAATGGCTGCAGCCCCGGATGGGTTCGACCAGGACCGACCAGATCGGGAGTAGCCAGGTGGAAAACCTTCGTTCAGACGCCACGACTGCTGGGCTCTCGCCACGGACCATCAACAACATCCTGAAGACTCTCCAGGTGCTGCTCAACTACGGCTTCAAGTCGGGGTTCATCAAGGGGCAACCGATGAAGATCGGTCTCTTGCGCGTTCAGAAGAAACCTCGCCCTGTCCTTCCCGCCGCCAGGATCAATGAGTTCCTTGAGGCTGTTGACCGAACCGCGACTAACCCACACGTCCAGGTGATACTCCGGGTCATGATTGGGCTTGGGCTGCGAGAATCGGAAGCACTCGGGATGCGCTGGGAATGGTTCGACCCTCAGCAGCGGACCTATGTCGTTGGGAAATCCAAAGGCAGGGAGGCTCGGGTCCTGCCTGTGCCTGAGTGGCTCTGGAATGCCATTCACGGGATGCCGAAGACCCTGAGCGAATGGGTATTTCCCGCTGAGGATGGCAAACCTCACCGCCCCCAATTCTGCAAGAAGGCTCTCCAGCGGGTCTGCCTCCGCCTCGGACTGGGAAACGTCACACAGCACCGATTGAGGGCAACATTTGCGACTCTCCATGCCACTGTGGCAAAGACACCCATTACAGAAATCATGGGCTTGCTCGGGCACAAGGCTGTCACCACAACCATGATCTACGTGGAGTCGGCATTGGAGAACAAACGGAAGGCACAGGAGATCATGAGCATGAAATTGGGGTTGGGGATTGAGCCAGCCCGAGTGGTCTCAGGAATCTGA